The following DNA comes from Campylobacter concisus.
TTTATGGAAATTTCTCACGTTATCGTTTTGGCCTTGGTGCAAGGCATAAGCGAATTTTTACCCATTTCAAGCTCGGCTCATCTTATCTTGGTGCCAAAGCTACTTGGCTGGCCAGATCAGGGGCTTGCCTTTGACGTGGCAGTACACGTTGGTACGTTAAGCGCGATACTTTTTTATTTTAAAGATACGATTTTTAAGCTACTTCGTGACTTTTTTGCCTCGATCGCACAAAGAAAGATGGTAGGCGATAGCCTGCTTGTCTGGTGCGTGGGATTTGCTACCATTCCAGTTGGGATCTTTGGACTTTTGTTTAACAACATTATCGAAGAATACGCAAGAAGCGGCGTTGTGATCGCTATTACTACGATCATCTTTGGCATAGCACTTTATTTTGCTGATCTTCGCTCGACAAATAAAAGCGAATATGAAATGACCATAAAAATTGCTCTTATCATAGGCTTAGCACAAGCCGTGGCGCTCATCCCTGGCGTCTCAAGATCAGGTGTGACGATGACAGCAGCTTTATTTTTAGGTTTTAGCCACAAGGGAAGTGCGAATTTCTCATTTTTGATGTCGATCCCAGTCATCATCCTAGCCGGTGGACTTGAGAGCATAAAGCTCATAAAAGATCCAAATGCGCTTCCTTGGAGCGACATCGCCCTTGGTGTAATTATAAGTGCAGTTAGCGCTTATCTCTGCGTGAAGCTATTTATGGGGATCATCTCAAGAATCAGGATGCTTCCTTTTGTCATCTATCGCTTGATTTTGGGGACATTTTTACTTTATTTATTTTTATGATTTTAAAGTTTTAAAAAGTAAAAGCCAAGTGTGGAGAAATTTTTTACACTTGGCAAGAATATTTAGCGTGAGTATCTTTCAAGAAAAATTTCAAGATAAGCTTGGTAATTTAATCCTCTTTTTTATCTTTTTTAATAACATTTAGCAGATCTTTTGCAGCTTGATAAGCCCTATCTCCAAATTTCTTAGCTTCTGATTTGATATCAATTTGTTTTATGTCTTCAAATTTTTCGTTAGCTTTTTTCTCAAGATTAGCGATCTCTTGTTTGATCTCTTCGATTTTGTCATTTGTATCAAAATTTAGCTTTAGCTTTTTACTCTTGTCATTTAGCTCTTGCTTTAAGGCTTCAAATTTATTATTTGCCTCGCTCATAAGCTTTGCCATGCCGTTTGACTTTAGCTCTTCTATCCTTGAAATGATCTGCTCTCTTGCTTGATCGCTAATACGTTTAAATTTTGCTAGGTTTGTATCTAGCTCGCTATTTATAACGTTTTCGATCTCGTTTCTTGCTACACCTTCAAATTCCTTTTCAAGTTCCCTAAGCAATGCTATAAATTCTTCATCAATATTTTTTAAATTTAGTAGTTGTGAGTTTAGCCTAAGCTCATCTGGAGCAAATTTCGCCTCATCTTTAAGTTTTTCTATGGCTCTTAAAATGCCATCTCTTGTGCCACTTATCGCTCCACTTATCAGCTCTTTTGCAAAGATATGACCCTC
Coding sequences within:
- a CDS encoding undecaprenyl-diphosphate phosphatase, with product MEISHVIVLALVQGISEFLPISSSAHLILVPKLLGWPDQGLAFDVAVHVGTLSAILFYFKDTIFKLLRDFFASIAQRKMVGDSLLVWCVGFATIPVGIFGLLFNNIIEEYARSGVVIAITTIIFGIALYFADLRSTNKSEYEMTIKIALIIGLAQAVALIPGVSRSGVTMTAALFLGFSHKGSANFSFLMSIPVIILAGGLESIKLIKDPNALPWSDIALGVIISAVSAYLCVKLFMGIISRIRMLPFVIYRLILGTFLLYLFL